The following proteins come from a genomic window of Pseudomonas syringae:
- the hutU gene encoding urocanate hydratase, which produces MTENNQDLKQDWTRHREGVVRAARGTQLTAKSWMTEAPLRMLMNNLDPEVAENPNELVVYGGIGRAARNWECYDKIVESLTQLNDDETLLVQSGKPVGVFKTHSNAPRVLIANSNLVPHWASWEHFNELDAKGLAMYGQMTAGSWIYIGSQGIVQGTYETFVEAGRQHYDGNLKGRWVLTAGLGGMGGAQPLAATLAGACSLNIECQQSRIDFRIKTRYVDEQAADLDDALARIAKYTAEGKAISIALCGNAADILPEMVRRGVRPDMVTDQTSAHDPLNGYLPKGWTWDEYRARSVSEPASVVKAAKQSMAEHVEAMLAFQKAGIPTFDYGNNIRQMAKEVGVANAFDFPGFVPAYIRPLFCRGIGPFRWAALSGDPQDIYKTDAKVKELIPDDEHLHNWLDMARERISFQGLPARICWVGLGQRAKLGLAFNEMVRSGELSAPVVIGRDHLDSGSVASPNRETESMRDGSDAVSDWPLLNALLNTASGATWVSLHHGGGVGMGFSQHSGMVIVCDGTDEAAERIARVLHNDPATGVMRHADAGYDIAIDCAKEQGLNLPMIGR; this is translated from the coding sequence GTGACCGAGAATAATCAAGACCTTAAGCAGGACTGGACCCGCCACCGCGAAGGCGTCGTACGGGCCGCCCGCGGCACTCAATTGACCGCCAAGAGCTGGATGACCGAAGCGCCGTTGCGCATGTTGATGAATAACCTCGACCCGGAAGTTGCCGAAAACCCCAACGAACTGGTGGTTTACGGTGGCATCGGCCGTGCCGCGCGCAACTGGGAGTGCTACGACAAGATCGTCGAGAGCCTGACTCAGCTCAACGATGATGAAACCCTGCTGGTGCAGTCCGGCAAGCCGGTCGGCGTGTTCAAGACCCACAGCAACGCCCCGCGCGTGCTGATCGCCAACTCCAACCTGGTGCCGCACTGGGCCAGCTGGGAGCATTTCAACGAGCTGGATGCCAAGGGCCTGGCGATGTATGGCCAGATGACCGCAGGCAGCTGGATCTACATCGGCAGCCAGGGCATCGTTCAAGGCACCTACGAAACCTTCGTCGAAGCCGGCCGTCAGCACTATGACGGCAACCTCAAGGGTCGCTGGGTGCTGACGGCAGGCCTCGGCGGCATGGGCGGCGCACAACCATTGGCGGCAACACTGGCCGGGGCCTGCTCGCTGAACATCGAATGCCAGCAGAGCCGCATCGATTTCCGCATCAAGACCCGCTATGTCGACGAACAGGCGGCTGATCTCGATGACGCTTTGGCGCGCATTGCCAAATACACCGCCGAAGGCAAGGCCATTTCCATCGCCCTGTGCGGCAACGCGGCAGATATTCTGCCGGAAATGGTCCGTCGCGGCGTGCGGCCAGACATGGTCACCGACCAGACCAGCGCCCATGACCCGCTCAACGGCTACCTGCCCAAAGGCTGGACCTGGGACGAGTACCGCGCCCGCTCGGTGAGCGAACCGGCCAGCGTGGTCAAGGCCGCCAAGCAGTCGATGGCTGAACACGTCGAAGCCATGCTGGCGTTTCAGAAGGCCGGCATTCCGACCTTCGACTACGGCAACAACATCCGTCAGATGGCCAAGGAAGTCGGTGTGGCCAATGCTTTCGATTTCCCCGGTTTTGTCCCGGCCTACATTCGCCCGCTGTTCTGCCGCGGCATCGGGCCGTTCCGCTGGGCTGCGCTGTCAGGCGACCCGCAGGACATCTACAAGACCGACGCCAAGGTCAAGGAGCTGATCCCGGACGACGAGCACCTGCACAACTGGCTGGACATGGCCCGCGAGCGGATCAGCTTTCAGGGCTTGCCTGCACGTATCTGCTGGGTCGGCCTGGGTCAGCGCGCCAAACTGGGCCTGGCCTTCAACGAAATGGTCCGCAGCGGCGAGCTGTCGGCCCCGGTGGTGATCGGTCGTGACCACCTGGACTCCGGCTCGGTCGCCAGCCCCAACCGCGAAACCGAATCCATGCGCGACGGCTCGGATGCAGTCTCTGACTGGCCGCTGCTCAACGCGTTGCTCAACACCGCCAGTGGCGCGACCTGGGTGTCGTTGCACCACGGCGGCGGCGTCGGCATGGGCTTTTCGCAGCATTCCGGGATGGTGATCGTCTGCGACGGCACGGACGAAGCCGCCGAGCGCATCGCCCGCGTACTGCACAACGATCCGGCCACCGGTGTAATGCGGCATGCCGATGCCGGTTACGACATTGCTATCGACTGTGCCAAAGAGCAGGGCTTGAACCTGCCGATGATCGGACGTTAA
- a CDS encoding ABC transporter permease: MFPENFTFSIANWVNDGVDSLVTQYGDVFRHISDTLLWAIVNLESLLRMAPWWLMLIIVGAITWHATRKIVTSLVMVGLLFLVGAVGLWDKLMQTLALMLVATVIAVLIGIPLGILSARSNRLRSVLMPLLDIMQTMPSFVYLIPVLMLFGLGKVPAIFATVIYAAPPLIRLTDLGIRQVDGEVMEAINAFGANRWQQLFGVQLPLAMPSIMAGINQTTMMALSMVVIASMIGARGLGEDVLVGIQTLNVGRGLEAGLAIVILAVVIDRITQAYGRPRHEAHK, from the coding sequence ATGTTTCCTGAAAACTTCACTTTCTCGATTGCCAACTGGGTCAACGACGGCGTCGACTCGCTGGTGACTCAGTACGGCGATGTGTTCCGACATATATCCGACACGCTGCTGTGGGCCATCGTCAACCTGGAAAGCCTGCTGCGCATGGCGCCGTGGTGGCTGATGCTGATCATTGTCGGCGCGATTACCTGGCACGCGACGCGCAAGATCGTCACCAGCCTGGTGATGGTCGGCCTGCTGTTTCTGGTCGGCGCGGTCGGCTTGTGGGACAAACTGATGCAGACCCTGGCGCTGATGCTGGTCGCCACGGTCATTGCGGTGCTGATCGGCATTCCACTGGGCATTCTTTCAGCGCGCAGCAATCGCCTGCGCTCGGTGTTGATGCCGCTGCTGGACATCATGCAGACCATGCCCAGCTTCGTTTACCTGATCCCGGTGCTGATGCTGTTCGGGCTGGGCAAGGTTCCGGCGATTTTTGCCACCGTGATCTATGCCGCGCCGCCACTGATCCGCCTGACTGACCTGGGCATTCGTCAGGTTGATGGCGAAGTGATGGAGGCTATCAACGCATTCGGTGCCAATCGCTGGCAGCAACTGTTCGGCGTGCAACTGCCGCTGGCCATGCCAAGCATCATGGCCGGGATCAACCAGACCACCATGATGGCGCTGTCGATGGTGGTCATTGCATCGATGATCGGCGCGCGCGGACTGGGCGAAGACGTGCTGGTGGGCATTCAGACCCTCAACGTCGGACGCGGACTGGAAGCGGGTCTGGCCATCGTCATTCTGGCGGTCGTCATCGACCGTATCACGCAGGCCTATGGCCGCCCACGGCATGAGGCGCACAAATGA
- the betT gene encoding choline transporter BetT, with translation MNAPVFYFAASFILIFGIVVIAFPQASGAWLLAAQNWAANTVGWYYMMVMTLYLVFVVVTALSGFGKIKLGADHDEPEFSYLSWAGMLFAAGISITLFFFCVSEPLTHLLQPPQGEGGTTEAARQGMQLLFLHWGLHGWGVFAFVGMALAYFAYRHNLPLALRSALYPLIGKRINGPIGYAVDGFGIIATIFGLGADMGFGVLHLNSGLDYLFGVPHTQWIQVGLITLMMGAAILVAIAGVDKGVRVMSDINMLLACALLLFVLFAGPTQHLLNTLVQNIGDYLGALPSKSFDVYAYDKPSDWLGGWTVFYWAWWIAWAPFVGLFIARISRGRTIREFVFGVLLIPLGFTLAWMSIFGNSAIDQVLNHGMTALGQSAIDDPSMTLYLLLETYPWSKTVIAVTVFISFVFFVTSADSGTVVLSTLSAKGGNPDEDGPKWLRVFWGVATALITSGLLFSGSIDALKSAVVLTSLPFSLILLLMMWGLHKAFVMESQRQIAQLYSLAPVSGSRRGGWRQRLSQAVHYPSRDEVYRFLDQTVRPAIDEVTAVFVEKGLSVVNVPDPSNDSVTLEIGHGEERPFIYQVQMKGFFTPSFARGGMGSKQLNNRRYYRAEVHLSEGSQDYDLVGYTKEQVINDVLDQYERHMQFLHLVR, from the coding sequence ATGAACGCTCCAGTGTTTTACTTCGCTGCGAGCTTCATCCTGATCTTCGGCATCGTCGTCATCGCCTTCCCGCAAGCCAGCGGCGCATGGTTGCTGGCTGCACAAAACTGGGCGGCCAATACGGTCGGCTGGTACTACATGATGGTCATGACCCTGTACCTGGTCTTCGTGGTGGTCACCGCCTTGTCGGGCTTCGGCAAGATCAAGCTCGGTGCCGACCACGACGAACCCGAGTTCAGTTACCTCTCGTGGGCCGGCATGCTGTTCGCTGCGGGGATCAGCATCACGCTGTTCTTCTTCTGCGTCTCGGAACCGCTGACGCATTTGCTGCAACCGCCGCAAGGCGAGGGCGGCACGACCGAGGCTGCGCGTCAGGGTATGCAGTTGCTGTTTCTGCACTGGGGCCTGCATGGCTGGGGCGTGTTTGCCTTTGTCGGTATGGCGCTGGCCTATTTCGCTTATCGACACAACCTGCCGCTGGCACTGCGTTCGGCGCTGTACCCGCTGATCGGCAAACGCATCAACGGCCCTATCGGCTATGCCGTCGATGGCTTCGGCATTATTGCGACCATCTTCGGGCTGGGCGCAGACATGGGCTTCGGTGTGCTGCATCTGAACTCCGGCCTTGATTATCTGTTTGGCGTTCCGCACACCCAATGGATTCAGGTCGGTTTGATCACCCTGATGATGGGGGCGGCGATTCTGGTGGCCATCGCCGGTGTCGACAAGGGCGTGCGCGTCATGTCCGACATCAACATGCTGCTGGCCTGCGCGCTGCTGCTGTTTGTGCTGTTTGCCGGTCCGACCCAGCATTTGCTCAATACGCTGGTGCAGAACATCGGCGACTATCTGGGCGCGCTGCCGAGCAAGAGTTTCGACGTCTACGCCTACGATAAGCCAAGTGACTGGCTGGGCGGCTGGACCGTGTTCTATTGGGCGTGGTGGATTGCCTGGGCGCCATTCGTGGGCCTGTTCATCGCACGTATTTCCCGTGGCCGGACCATCCGTGAATTCGTGTTCGGTGTATTGCTGATTCCACTGGGCTTTACCCTGGCCTGGATGTCGATCTTCGGCAACAGCGCCATCGATCAGGTGCTCAACCACGGTATGACTGCGCTCGGTCAGTCGGCCATCGATGATCCGTCGATGACCCTGTACCTGTTGCTGGAGACCTATCCGTGGAGCAAGACCGTTATCGCGGTCACGGTGTTCATCAGCTTCGTGTTCTTCGTCACCTCGGCCGATTCGGGCACGGTGGTGCTGTCCACGCTCTCGGCCAAAGGCGGCAACCCCGACGAAGACGGCCCGAAATGGCTGCGCGTGTTCTGGGGTGTGGCCACGGCGCTGATCACCAGCGGCTTGCTGTTCTCCGGCAGTATCGATGCGCTGAAATCAGCGGTGGTACTGACTTCGTTGCCGTTCTCGCTGATCCTGCTGCTGATGATGTGGGGCCTGCACAAGGCGTTCGTCATGGAGTCCCAGCGCCAGATCGCGCAACTGTACTCACTGGCGCCAGTGTCCGGTTCACGACGCGGCGGCTGGCGTCAGCGCTTGAGTCAGGCCGTGCATTACCCGTCGCGAGACGAGGTGTATCGCTTCCTCGACCAGACCGTGCGTCCGGCCATTGATGAGGTGACGGCGGTGTTTGTCGAGAAGGGCTTGAGTGTCGTCAATGTGCCTGACCCGTCCAACGACTCGGTGACCCTGGAAATCGGCCACGGCGAAGAGCGTCCGTTCATCTACCAGGTGCAGATGAAAGGCTTCTTCACTCCCTCGTTCGCACGAGGTGGCATGGGCTCCAAGCAGCTGAACAACCGCCGCTACTACCGCGCCGAGGTTCACCTGAGCGAAGGCAGTCAGGACTACGACCTGGTGGGCTACACCAAGGAACAGGTCATCAACGACGTGCTCGACCAGTACGAGCGGCACATGCAGTTCCTGCATCTGGTGCGTTGA
- a CDS encoding quaternary amine ABC transporter ATP-binding protein, whose translation MSSVEPNKIVVKNVFKIFGNRSKEALELIRQNQSKDQVLAQTGCVVGVNDLSLSIGSGEIFVIMGLSGSGKSTLVRHFNRLIDPTSGEILVDGEDILRYDMEALRQFRRHKISMVFQSFGLLPHKTVLANVAYGLKVRGESKALCQERAQHWITTVGLQGYENKYPHQLSGGMRQRVGLARALAADTDIILMDEAFSALDPLIRAEMQDQLLELQASLHKTIVFITHDLDEAVRIGNRIAILKDGRLIQVGTPKEILHSPADDYVDRFVQRRVATL comes from the coding sequence ATGAGCAGCGTGGAACCGAACAAAATCGTCGTCAAAAACGTGTTCAAGATCTTCGGCAACCGCTCGAAGGAAGCGCTGGAACTGATCAGGCAAAACCAGAGCAAGGACCAGGTGCTGGCCCAGACGGGCTGTGTGGTCGGGGTCAACGACCTGTCGCTGTCAATTGGCAGCGGCGAAATCTTCGTCATCATGGGCCTGTCCGGCTCAGGCAAGTCGACACTGGTGCGCCATTTCAACCGGCTGATCGATCCTACCAGCGGCGAGATTCTGGTCGATGGCGAAGACATTCTGCGCTACGACATGGAGGCCCTGCGCCAATTCCGCCGACACAAGATCAGCATGGTGTTCCAGAGCTTCGGCCTGCTGCCGCACAAGACCGTACTGGCCAACGTTGCCTACGGCCTGAAAGTGCGCGGCGAGAGCAAGGCGCTGTGTCAGGAGCGCGCGCAACACTGGATCACCACGGTGGGCCTGCAAGGCTACGAGAACAAATACCCGCACCAGCTTTCCGGTGGCATGCGCCAGCGTGTCGGCCTGGCACGAGCGTTGGCGGCCGACACCGACATCATTCTGATGGACGAGGCATTCAGCGCGCTTGATCCGCTGATTCGCGCCGAAATGCAGGACCAGTTGCTGGAACTGCAAGCCAGCCTGCACAAGACTATCGTGTTCATCACCCACGATCTGGACGAAGCCGTGCGCATCGGCAATCGCATCGCGATCCTCAAGGACGGGCGATTGATTCAGGTCGGCACGCCGAAAGAAATCCTGCATTCGCCCGCCGACGATTACGTGGACCGTTTCGTTCAGCGCCGCGTGGCCACCCTTTAA
- a CDS encoding ABC transporter substrate-binding protein, whose translation MNMKKALLTTLVSAGLLASAGASQAAGWCESGKPVKFAGLNWESAMLLTDVLQVILDKGYGCTVDALPGNSIAMENALSTNDIQIFAEEWVGRSEVWNKAAAAGKVVGVGAPIVGAVEGWYVPRYVIEGDAKRKLEAKAPNLKSISDLAQYSAVFKDQEEPGKGRFYNCPAGWTCELENSEMLKSYGLESKYTNFRPGTGPALDAAILSSYKRGEPILTYYWSPTPLMGQVDLVRLEEKAGVNKSIDIKVGVSKVFHDQAPELVAILEKVNLPIDLLNQNLGRMAKERIESPKLAKIFLKEHPEVWHKWVSEDAAKKVDASL comes from the coding sequence ATGAACATGAAAAAGGCCCTGTTGACCACACTGGTATCCGCTGGCCTGCTCGCCAGCGCAGGCGCAAGTCAGGCTGCCGGCTGGTGCGAATCAGGCAAACCGGTGAAATTCGCCGGTCTGAACTGGGAAAGCGCAATGCTGCTGACCGACGTGCTGCAGGTCATTCTGGACAAGGGTTACGGCTGCACTGTCGACGCCCTGCCCGGTAACTCCATCGCCATGGAAAACGCCCTGAGCACCAACGACATCCAGATTTTCGCCGAAGAATGGGTCGGCCGCAGCGAGGTCTGGAACAAGGCCGCCGCTGCCGGCAAGGTGGTCGGTGTCGGCGCGCCGATCGTCGGCGCTGTGGAAGGCTGGTACGTGCCACGCTATGTGATCGAAGGCGATGCCAAACGCAAGCTGGAAGCCAAGGCACCCAACCTGAAATCCATCAGCGATCTGGCCCAGTACTCTGCGGTGTTCAAGGACCAGGAAGAGCCCGGCAAAGGCCGTTTCTACAACTGTCCGGCTGGCTGGACCTGCGAGCTGGAAAACAGCGAAATGCTCAAGAGCTACGGCCTGGAAAGTAAATACACCAACTTCCGTCCGGGCACCGGCCCGGCACTGGATGCGGCTATCCTGTCCAGCTACAAGCGTGGCGAGCCGATTCTGACCTATTACTGGTCGCCGACGCCGCTGATGGGCCAGGTGGACCTGGTGCGACTGGAAGAAAAGGCCGGGGTCAACAAGTCGATCGATATCAAGGTCGGCGTGTCCAAAGTGTTCCACGACCAGGCGCCTGAGCTGGTCGCGATACTGGAAAAGGTCAACCTGCCCATCGACCTGCTCAACCAGAACCTGGGGCGCATGGCCAAGGAACGCATCGAATCGCCAAAACTGGCGAAGATTTTCCTGAAAGAGCACCCGGAAGTCTGGCACAAGTGGGTCAGTGAAGACGCCGCGAAGAAGGTGGACGCCTCGCTGTAA
- a CDS encoding LacI family DNA-binding transcriptional regulator has protein sequence MADEKPATRKRRGAGRVTIDTVARQAGVSAISVSRYFNQPAHVSPALRERIAAAVSALGYVPNRVAGGLASARSKVVAMVIPNISGPIFANTIQGFSDTLSQQGFQLLLASSYFSAEQEESAVRAFLGWSPAALVLTSRFHSPATEKMIEQADIPVIETWDHRPERSPIQIGFSHYNVGVTAARYLYGKGYRSIAFVQNSIAGDFSALERRDGYIATLAGLGIQPWVFVPDAGRAPFEAGKQAMETLMSQAPRPDAIFFANDNLAAGALLASQRAGLHIPQDCAVMGFGDYAFAEMMLPSLTTIKPPALEIGILAATRVLESLGVLPVEGEIQRLNLLDCSLVEREST, from the coding sequence ATGGCCGACGAAAAACCTGCGACACGCAAACGCCGAGGCGCAGGCCGGGTGACCATCGACACGGTGGCGCGACAGGCAGGTGTGTCAGCGATCAGCGTATCGCGCTATTTCAATCAGCCTGCACACGTGTCGCCAGCGTTGCGCGAACGCATTGCGGCGGCTGTCAGTGCGCTGGGTTACGTGCCCAATCGGGTGGCCGGTGGTCTGGCGTCAGCGCGCAGCAAGGTAGTGGCGATGGTCATTCCCAACATCTCGGGGCCGATCTTCGCCAACACCATTCAGGGCTTCAGCGACACATTGAGCCAGCAGGGTTTCCAGTTGCTGCTGGCTTCCAGCTACTTCTCCGCCGAGCAGGAAGAAAGCGCCGTGCGGGCGTTTCTGGGCTGGTCGCCGGCAGCGCTGGTACTGACCAGCCGCTTCCACAGCCCGGCCACCGAGAAGATGATCGAGCAGGCGGATATCCCGGTGATCGAAACCTGGGACCATCGGCCGGAGCGCAGCCCGATCCAGATTGGTTTTTCTCACTACAACGTTGGCGTGACTGCCGCTCGCTATCTGTACGGCAAGGGCTATCGCAGCATTGCGTTCGTGCAGAACAGCATCGCGGGGGACTTCAGCGCACTGGAGCGACGCGACGGGTATATCGCCACCCTGGCAGGGCTTGGCATCCAGCCATGGGTATTCGTCCCGGATGCCGGGCGAGCGCCATTCGAGGCGGGCAAACAGGCGATGGAAACCTTGATGAGCCAGGCACCTCGCCCCGACGCCATCTTCTTCGCCAACGACAACCTGGCAGCCGGCGCCCTGCTCGCCAGCCAGCGTGCAGGCCTGCACATCCCGCAGGATTGCGCCGTGATGGGCTTTGGCGATTACGCCTTCGCAGAAATGATGCTGCCCAGCCTGACCACCATCAAACCGCCAGCGCTGGAGATCGGCATACTGGCCGCAACGCGCGTGCTTGAAAGCCTTGGGGTGTTGCCGGTAGAGGGGGAAATCCAGCGGCTGAATCTGCTGGATTGCAGCTTGGTGGAGCGGGAGAGTACGTAA
- a CDS encoding HAL/PAL/TAL family ammonia-lyase, with translation MSRAAQIVIDKTPLGWQDVVAVARHGAQLRLSDAAWARIDNAQAIVQQIVVSGERAYGVNTGLGALCNVSLEGEQLSRLSRNTLLSHACGVGAPLADEQTRAIICAAILNYSQGKSGIHRQVVEALLALLNRGITPHVPSQGSVGYLTHMAHVGIALLGVGAVSYRGQIIPAEQALHEEKLAPVILGAKDGLCLVNGTPCMTGLSCLAIADAERLSQWADVTGAMTFEALRGQLDAFDESILALKPHPGMQQVGKNLRSLLAGSEVLASSQGIRTQDALSIRSIPQVHGATRDQLAHAIRQIETELNSVTDNPMLLGTPDAWRVVSQANPHGQSVAMAADLLCMAVAELGAIAERRLDRLINPLVSGLPAFLVSQPGVNSGMMIVQYVAASLCAENRQLAQPAVVDNYVTSGLQEDHLSLGTSAALKLHKVLGNTTQILAIEYLLAAQAFEFLKAQRFGVGTDMAWRLLREQVPAYDEDRWLAPDIASSAALLNDPTSLERVFQQCRDHATTP, from the coding sequence ATGTCGCGAGCAGCACAGATCGTCATCGATAAAACGCCATTGGGCTGGCAGGATGTCGTGGCCGTGGCCCGCCATGGCGCGCAACTGCGCCTGTCGGACGCCGCTTGGGCGCGGATCGATAACGCACAGGCCATCGTGCAGCAGATCGTCGTCAGCGGCGAGCGCGCCTATGGCGTGAACACCGGCCTCGGCGCGCTGTGCAACGTATCGCTGGAAGGCGAACAGCTCAGTCGTCTGTCGCGCAACACCTTGCTCAGCCATGCCTGCGGCGTGGGTGCGCCGCTGGCCGATGAACAGACCCGCGCGATCATCTGCGCCGCGATTCTCAATTACAGCCAGGGCAAGTCCGGCATTCATCGACAAGTGGTCGAAGCACTGCTGGCCTTGCTCAACCGGGGTATTACGCCACACGTGCCGTCGCAAGGCTCGGTGGGTTATCTGACTCACATGGCACACGTTGGCATCGCCTTGCTGGGCGTTGGGGCGGTCAGTTATCGAGGGCAAATCATCCCGGCCGAGCAGGCTTTGCATGAAGAAAAGCTGGCACCGGTCATACTCGGTGCCAAGGACGGCCTGTGCCTGGTCAACGGCACGCCGTGCATGACCGGCCTGAGCTGTCTGGCCATCGCCGATGCCGAGCGCCTGAGCCAATGGGCCGACGTGACAGGGGCAATGACCTTTGAAGCCCTGCGCGGCCAACTCGACGCGTTCGATGAGAGCATTCTTGCCCTCAAGCCGCATCCGGGCATGCAACAGGTGGGCAAAAACCTGCGCAGCCTGTTGGCAGGCAGTGAAGTGCTGGCCAGCAGCCAGGGCATTCGCACGCAGGATGCGCTGAGCATTCGCTCGATTCCACAGGTACATGGCGCGACCCGCGACCAATTGGCCCACGCCATCCGCCAGATCGAGACCGAACTGAATTCGGTCACTGATAACCCGATGCTGCTTGGCACACCGGACGCCTGGCGCGTGGTGTCCCAGGCCAACCCGCATGGCCAGTCGGTGGCAATGGCGGCGGACTTGCTGTGCATGGCGGTGGCCGAACTGGGCGCCATCGCCGAACGACGTCTGGATCGCCTGATCAATCCGCTGGTCAGCGGCCTGCCGGCGTTTCTGGTCAGCCAGCCGGGCGTCAACTCGGGAATGATGATCGTCCAGTACGTCGCCGCGTCGTTGTGCGCAGAAAACCGCCAGCTGGCGCAACCGGCGGTGGTCGACAACTACGTCACCTCGGGCCTGCAGGAAGATCACCTGAGCCTGGGCACCAGCGCTGCGCTCAAGCTGCACAAGGTGTTGGGCAATACCACACAGATTCTGGCCATCGAGTATTTGCTGGCGGCCCAGGCGTTCGAATTTCTCAAGGCGCAGCGCTTCGGCGTTGGTACGGACATGGCCTGGCGGCTGCTGCGCGAACAGGTTCCGGCCTACGACGAAGACCGCTGGCTGGCCCCTGATATCGCCAGCAGCGCGGCGCTGCTCAACGACCCGACATCGCTGGAAAGGGTTTTCCAGCAGTGCCGCGATCACGCGACAACCCCATAA
- the hutH gene encoding histidine ammonia-lyase, protein MTTLSAKTLNLIPGQLTLAQLRAIHQRPVSLTLDSSANQQIDDSVACVERILAENRTAYGINTGFGLLASTRIASEDLENLQRSLVLSHAAGVGQPISDDLVRLIMVLKVNSLSRGFSGIRRVVIDALIALINAEVYPHIPLKGSVGASGDLAPLAHMSLVLLGEGKARHKGEWLNAVDALAVAGLQPLTLAAKEGLALLNGTQVSTAYALRGLFEGEDLFAAALTCGSLTVEAVLGSRSPFDARIHAARGQRGQIDAAACYRDLLGESSGVSESHRNCDKVQDPYSLRCQPQVMGACLTQLRQAAEVLEIESNAVSDNPLVFAAENDVISGGNFHAEPVAMAADNLALAIAEIGSLSERRISLMMDKHMSQLPPFLVANGGVNSGFMIAQVTAAALASENKALAHPHSVDSLPTSANQEDHVSMAPAAGKRLWEMAENVRGILAVEWLAACQGLDLREGLKTSAKLEQARSLLRSKVPFYEKDRFFAPDIEAASQLLSSTCLNPLVPARLLPSL, encoded by the coding sequence GTGACCACTTTATCTGCCAAGACGCTGAACCTGATCCCCGGCCAGTTGACCCTGGCGCAACTGCGCGCCATTCATCAGCGGCCGGTCAGCCTGACGCTGGACAGCAGCGCGAATCAGCAGATCGACGACAGCGTCGCCTGTGTCGAGCGCATTCTCGCCGAAAACCGCACGGCCTACGGCATCAACACCGGTTTCGGCCTGTTGGCCTCGACGCGGATTGCCAGCGAAGACCTCGAAAACCTGCAACGTTCATTGGTGCTGTCGCATGCAGCCGGTGTCGGCCAGCCGATCAGCGATGATCTGGTGCGCCTGATCATGGTGCTCAAGGTCAACAGCCTGAGCCGCGGCTTCTCGGGTATTCGCCGAGTCGTTATCGACGCGTTGATTGCGCTGATCAATGCCGAGGTCTACCCGCACATCCCGCTCAAAGGTTCGGTCGGAGCATCCGGCGACCTGGCACCACTGGCGCACATGTCGCTGGTGCTGCTGGGCGAAGGCAAGGCGCGTCACAAGGGCGAATGGCTGAATGCCGTCGATGCGCTGGCGGTCGCGGGGCTGCAACCGTTGACCCTGGCGGCCAAGGAAGGGCTGGCGCTGCTCAACGGTACGCAGGTCTCCACAGCCTATGCGCTGCGCGGCCTGTTCGAAGGCGAGGACCTGTTCGCCGCCGCGCTGACCTGCGGCTCGCTGACGGTCGAAGCCGTGCTTGGCTCACGCTCGCCGTTCGATGCGCGGATTCACGCAGCACGCGGCCAGCGCGGGCAGATCGATGCGGCTGCCTGCTACCGCGACCTGTTGGGCGAAAGCAGTGGCGTGTCGGAATCGCATCGCAATTGCGACAAGGTTCAGGACCCCTACTCGCTGCGCTGCCAGCCGCAGGTGATGGGCGCGTGCCTGACCCAGTTGCGTCAGGCTGCCGAGGTGCTGGAAATCGAATCCAACGCGGTGTCCGACAACCCGCTGGTGTTCGCCGCCGAGAACGACGTCATATCCGGTGGTAATTTTCACGCCGAGCCGGTCGCCATGGCGGCGGACAATCTCGCACTGGCCATCGCCGAGATCGGCTCGCTCAGTGAACGCCGCATCTCGCTGATGATGGACAAGCACATGTCGCAGCTGCCGCCGTTCCTGGTGGCCAACGGCGGCGTCAATTCCGGCTTCATGATCGCGCAGGTCACGGCCGCCGCGCTGGCCAGTGAAAACAAGGCATTGGCCCACCCACACAGTGTCGACAGCCTGCCGACTTCCGCCAATCAGGAGGACCATGTGTCGATGGCCCCGGCCGCCGGCAAGCGGTTATGGGAAATGGCAGAAAACGTTCGCGGGATTCTTGCCGTAGAATGGCTGGCTGCCTGCCAGGGTCTGGACTTGCGTGAGGGGCTGAAAACCTCTGCGAAGCTGGAGCAAGCCCGCAGCCTGTTGCGCAGCAAGGTCCCGTTCTATGAAAAGGACCGTTTTTTTGCACCGGACATCGAAGCTGCCAGTCAGCTGTTGTCCTCCACTTGCCTGAACCCGCTGGTTCCTGCACGTCTGCTACCGAGTCTGTGA